One window from the genome of Osmerus eperlanus chromosome 1, fOsmEpe2.1, whole genome shotgun sequence encodes:
- the LOC134018113 gene encoding tensin-2-like isoform X1: MGCVHSSRVRGDKKLEPKTEPEGIPDVEVHDVPPEFLQLAELAKGGSHAFTEKSFRRKRVCGVCGHNIDNPGAFCKECKATVHKKCEAKATSPCISGPDLQGSTKSQSLKKRGSLSRTKSVERVMERVMERHYDFDLTYITERIISVFFLPDLDNQRYRGNLQEVFSMLKSKHQDKFLLLNLSEKRHDIARLNHKVHDYGWPDLHAPPLDKICSMCKAMETWLTSDPCNVVVLHCKGNKGKTGVIVAAYTHYSKISAGADQALTTLAMRKFCEDKVSSSLQPSQNRYIYYFGGLLSGAIKMNSSPLFLHQVLIPSLPNFQSGGGYYPFLKIYQSLQLVYTSGIYDPQSSRARKLCVTIEPALLLKGDIMVKCYHRRSRGPEREVVFRLQFHTCTVHGAQLWFGKGELDMACTDDRFPPDATVEFVFSCGPEPTKGKEHHKNDPSVTVDYNTADPVVRWDSYENFNLRHQDSMEDIAHTRGPLDGSLYAQVKKRRGPDSTAPGAPRGPSGSPTVKPPAQPSALSSDSGHSSAPSDHLEDPRRSPPDPGREEAVGCVLRRGEGEDGARDRLRASRKERDRETAILDDGEPQTPEAASRRERSCCGRTERGHWCQRCGEAGWEREPCLANGHCLDRCNSTKNNPKSRTLPALPSKSMSPPPHTPQSCHRHSAHPLPELPWERPPPPLPCLHRPCYPYPAPEHAHPHSLSLPASNRLFCGGEECPLFHYSAHVPTPRHSHQSLPSSPYREMFFGPPAPTSCPCRECTNRREHQSASTRHFHPLRPDQSESLHWAREAGLRQGREGLTLWETEPPWEMDRDAEAWYRRQAMPPYHVCHSPGQGQTQLEQSPFVMDPHMGYPSVPHSLVDVRDRGSSGYHTPPHPRHSCPCSPLQASPAESHESRGYGSGYQSGSASPLPPGGPPNPGASPGRAKLAETSCGTHYEPQQKLKDTGSALINETSAVDSISQASEGKVDGQAACPIPVADTDSDYTSISSSPPKTHGSSQNKSGRSVLEEEKQVEIIPTSVVVLPQQEPGQSHQEVQETSPSVVVEANASSNSTDKTPAQPGNSLTMSAVQNQRNTTKESALDPDISQSDSQLHSVNSPPPTVKEGEAKLTGSTELSAQLETATQTVVVAVQPISSVQVQLNGSTLPSSSPLPPRESSVASLSPASSSSSTPLPPVGKLERRPAPQPPSLDTDQSGQRLTPERDRTSELKPPSPVQDGHNTPTFPLASYYYPLLNVPHVPYTGYTAVTIPPAQPPLPEKRRLSSLPGSPNGPQNSLLRASMGHLGAGQSSYASPLHVTFSTPAGVEQPPSGKWGMAPPGGREEQMGSKVNAKFVQDSSKYWYKPGISRDQAIAVLKDKPPGSFLIRDSNSFQGAYGLALKVATPPPNTNSTCGKGDPQEQLVRHFLIETGSRGVKIKGCQNESCFGSLSALVYQHSITPISLPCALRIPEKDFVGELQLMQSGTNTSTAADLLKQGAACNVLYLNSVETESLTGPQAISKATSCTLTQSPRPTPTVVHFKVSTQGITLTDSQRRLFFRRHYPINSVTFSSVDPQDRRWTKSDSTSSKVFGFVARRTGSASENVCHLFAEMDPDQPAVAIVNFINKVMLGPQQRR, translated from the exons CTTGCTAAAGGAGGGAGCCACGCTTTCACAGAAAAGAGCTTCAGAAGGAAGCGAGTGTGCGGGGTTTGTGGCCACAACATCGACAACCCAGGGGCTTTCTGCAAGG AGTGCAAGGCAACTGTCCATAAGAAATGTGAAGCTAAG GCGACGTCCCCCTGTATTTCTGGCCCAGACCTG caGGGCTCCACCAAGTCTCAGTCACTCAAAAAGAGGGGCTCTCTATCCAG GACCAAGAGTGTGGAGAGGGTtatggagagagtgatggagagacacTATGACTTCGACCTGACCTACATCACCGAGAGGATCATCTCCGTCTTCTTCCTTCCCGACCTGGACAACCAGCGTTACCGGGGCAACCTGCAGGAAGTGTTCTCCATGCTCAAGTCAAAACACCAAGACAAGTTCCTG CTCTTAAACTTGTCTGAGAAGCGTCATGACATTGCACGACTCAACCACAAG GTGCACGACTACGGGTGGCCCGACCTCCACGCCCCTCCCCTGGATAAGATCTGCTCCATGTGCAAGGCCATGGAGACCTGGCTGACCTCCGACCCCTGCAACGTGGTGGTCCTCCACTGCAAG GGAAACAAAGGGAAAACGGGGGTGATTGTGGcggcctacacacactacagcaaGATCTCTGCAGG ggcggaTCAGGCTCTCACCACCCTGGCCATGAGAAAGTTCTGTGAAGACAAAGTGTCCTCTTCTCTACAGCCCTCTCAAAACCG gTACATCTACTACTTTGGCGGCCTGCTTTCGGGGGCCATCAAGATGAACAGCagtcccctcttcctccaccaggTGCTCATCCCCAGCCTGCCCAACTTCCAGTCTGGCGGAG gctaCTATCCTTTCCTGAAGATTTACCAGTCTCTACAGCTCGTTTATACTTCTGGCATCTA tGATCCGCAGAGCTCTAGGGCGAGGAAGCTGTGTGTGACCATAGAGCCTGCCCTCCTGCTGAAAGGAGACATCATG GTGAAATGCTACCACAGACGGTCGcgaggcccagagagagaggtggtgttcAGGCTTCAGTTCCACACGTGCACGGTCCACGGAGCCCAGCTGTGGTTTGGGAAGGGAGAGCTGGATATGGCCTGTACAG ACGATCGCTTCCCTCCCGATGCCACCGTGGAGTTTGTCTTCTCCTGCGGCCCGGAGCCAACGAAAG GTAAAGAGCACCACAAGAATGACCCCTCCGTCACCGTGGACTACAACACCGCTGACCCCGTTGTGCGCTGGGACTCTTACGAAAACTTCAACCTACGCCACCAGGACAGCATGGAAG ACATCGCCCACACGCGGGGTCCCCTGGACGGCAGCCTGTACGCCCAGGTGAAGAAGCGTAGAGGCCCAGACTCCACGGCCCCAGGGGCCCCCCGAGGTCCTTCAGGCAGCCCCACGGTGaagcctccagcccagccctcgGCCCTGAGCTCCGACTCGGGTCACTCCTCGGCTCCCTCCGACCACCTGGAAGACCCCCGTCGCTCCCCACCCGACCCCGGGCGAGAGGAGGCGGTGGGCTGCgtgctgaggagaggggagggggaggacggagCGAGGGACAGGCTGAGGGCGAGccggaaagagagggacagggagacggCCATTTTGGATGACGGCGAACCGCAGACGCCCGAGGCGGCGTCGAGGCGCGAGCGGTCGTGTTGCGGTCGGACGGAGCGCGGCCACTGGTGTCAGAGATGcggagaggcaggctgggagagagaaccgTGCCTGGCCAACGGTCACTGTCTGGACCGCTGCAACAGCAccaagaacaaccccaaaagtCGAACGCTCCCCGCCTTACCGTCCAAATCGATGTCCCCGCCCCCTCACACTCCTCAGTCATGCCATCGCCACAGCGCCCACCCATTACCGGAGTTGCCATGGGAgcgcccgcctcctcctctcccttgtcttcATAGGCCGTGCTACCCGTACCCCGCCCCAGAACACGCCCATCCCCactccctgtccctcccagcATCCAATAGGCTGTTCTGCGGAGGGGAGGAGTGTCCTCTCTTTCATTACTCCGCCCACGTCCCAACTCCTCGCCACTCCCACCAATCCCTGCCCTCAAGTCCGTATCGGGAAATGTTTTTCGGCCCTCCAGCTCCCACTAGCTGTCCGTGCAGGGAGTGCACCAACAGGAGAGAGCACCAGTCAGCTTCAACCAGGCACTTCCACCCCTTGCGCCCGGACCAATCCGAAAGCCTGCACTGGGCTCGGGAGGCGGGACtgaggcaagggagggaggggctaacGCTGTGGGAGACGGAACCCCCctgggagatggatagagacgCCGAGGCCTGGTACCGTCGTCAGGCCATGCCACCCTATCACGTGTGCCACTCCCCAGGGCAGGGTCAAACCCAGCTGGAGCAATCGCCTTTCGTCATGGACCCTCACATGGGGTACCCCTCTGTCCCCCACTCCCTGGTCGACGTGCGGGACAGGGGCAGCAGCGGGTACCACACGCCCCCGCACCCCCGCCACTCctgcccctgctcccctctccaaGCTTCCCCGGCCGAGAGCCACGAGAGCAGGGGCTACGGCTCGGGGTACCAGTCTGGGTCGGCCTCGCCCCTGCCACCTGGCGGCCCCCCCAACCCAGGAGCCTCTCCTGGGAGAGCGAAGCTGGCAGAGACCTCCTGTGGAACACACTACGAGCCCCAGCAGAAGCTCAAAGACACGG GCAGTGCCTTGATAAATGAAACAAGTGCCGTGGACTCCATTTCCCAGGCTTCCGAGGGGAAGGTTGATGGACAGGCTGCCTGTCCCATACCTGTAGCGGACACTGACTCAGATTACACTTCCATCAGCAGTAGTCCCCCAAAGACTCATGGCAG caGTCAAAATAAGTCAGGCAggagtgtgttggaggaggagaagcaggttgAAATCATCCCCACATCTGTAGTAGTTCTTCCACAGCAAGAACCAGGCCAAAGCCACCAGGAGGTCCAAGAAACCTCTCCCTCTGTTGTTGTAGAGGCTAACGCTAGCAGCAACAGCACAGACAAGACTCCTGCCCAACCAGGAAACAGCCTAACAATGTCAGCAGTACAAAACCAAAGGAACACCACCAAAGAGTCTGCCCTAGATCCAGATATAAGCCAAAGTGACTCTCAGCTTCATAGTGTAAATTCACCTCCACCTACAGTGAAAGAAGGAGAGGCCAAGCTAACAGGAAGTACAGAGTTGTCTGCCCAATTAGAGACGGCAACCCAGACCGTTGTTGTCGCCGTCCAGCCAATCAGCTCTGTCCAAGTGCAGCTCAACggctctaccctcccctccagcagCCCCCTGCCGCCCCGGGAAAGCAGTGTGGCATCCCTTAGCCCCGCCTCTTCCAGTAGTTCTACCCCCCTGCCTCCCGTTGGCAAGCTGGAGAGACGTcccgccccccagcctccctcattggaCACCGACCAGTCCGGGCAGAGACTGACCCCAGAACGAGACAGAACATCAGAACTAAAACCGCCCTCGCCAGTGCAAGACGGGCACAACACACCTACCTTCCCCCTGGCGTCCTACTACTACCCCCTGCTGAACGTCCCCCACGTGCCATACACAGGCTACACCGCCGTCACCATCCCCCCcgcccagccccctctccccgAAAAGCGACGCCTCTCCTCCTTGCCGGGGTCCCCGAACGGCCCCCAAAACTCCCTCTTGAGAGCTTCCATGGGTCATTTGGGTGCGGGGCAGTCTTCCTACGCTAGCCCCCTCCACGTGACTTTCTCGACCCCCGCTGGAGTAGAGCAACCCCCATCTGGGAAGTGGGGAATGGCGCCCCCGGgtggcagggaggagcagatggGTAGCAAGGTCAACGCCAAATTTGTCCAGGACAGCTCCAAGTACTGGTACAAGCCTGGCATCTCCAGAGACCAAG CGATAGCCGTGTTGAAGGACAAGCCGCCTGGCTCCTTCCTCATCCGAGATAGCAACTCCTTCCAGGGAGCGTACGGCCTGGCCCTCAAGGTGGCCACTCCTCCCCCTAACACCAACAGCACCTGCGGTAAAG gagatCCTCAGGAGCAGCTGGTCAGACACTTCCTCATTGAGACTGGCTCTCGTGGAGTGAAGATTAAGGGCTGTCAGAATGAGTCCTGCTTCG GAAGTTTGTCAGCGCTCGTTTACCAGCACTCCATCACTCCGATCTCCTTACCCTGTGCACTGCGCATCCCAGAGAAAG ATTTTGTGGGTGAGCTGCAGCTGATGCAGAGTGGCACCAACACCAGCACCGCCGCAGACCTTCTCAAGCAGGGAGCAG CCTGTAACGTGCTGTACCTGAACTCCGTGGAGACCGAGTCATTGACGGGCCCTCAGGCCATCTCCAAGGCGACCAGTTGCACTTTGACCCAGAGTCCTCGTCCGACCCCCACAGTGGTCCACTTCAAGGTGTCCACGCAGGGCATCACGCTGACGGACAGCCAGAGAAG ATTGTTTTTTAGGAGACACTACCCCATCAACAGTGTAACATTCAGCAGTGTGGATCCTCAGGATCGGAG GTGGACTAAGTCTGATAGCACGTCTAGCAA GGTGTTCGGCTTCGTGGCAAGGCGGACAGGCAGCGCGTCGGAGAACGTGTGTCACCTGTTTGCGGAGATGGATCCCGATCAGCCTGCCGTGGCCATAGTCAACTTTATCAACAAGGTCATGCTGGGGCCTCAGCAGAGAcgctga
- the LOC134018113 gene encoding tensin-2-like isoform X2, producing MGCVHSSRVRGDKKLEPKTEPEGIPDVEVHDVPPEFLQLAELAKGGSHAFTEKSFRRKRVCGVCGHNIDNPGAFCKECKATVHKKCEAKATSPCISGPDLGSTKSQSLKKRGSLSRTKSVERVMERVMERHYDFDLTYITERIISVFFLPDLDNQRYRGNLQEVFSMLKSKHQDKFLLLNLSEKRHDIARLNHKVHDYGWPDLHAPPLDKICSMCKAMETWLTSDPCNVVVLHCKGNKGKTGVIVAAYTHYSKISAGADQALTTLAMRKFCEDKVSSSLQPSQNRYIYYFGGLLSGAIKMNSSPLFLHQVLIPSLPNFQSGGGYYPFLKIYQSLQLVYTSGIYDPQSSRARKLCVTIEPALLLKGDIMVKCYHRRSRGPEREVVFRLQFHTCTVHGAQLWFGKGELDMACTDDRFPPDATVEFVFSCGPEPTKGKEHHKNDPSVTVDYNTADPVVRWDSYENFNLRHQDSMEDIAHTRGPLDGSLYAQVKKRRGPDSTAPGAPRGPSGSPTVKPPAQPSALSSDSGHSSAPSDHLEDPRRSPPDPGREEAVGCVLRRGEGEDGARDRLRASRKERDRETAILDDGEPQTPEAASRRERSCCGRTERGHWCQRCGEAGWEREPCLANGHCLDRCNSTKNNPKSRTLPALPSKSMSPPPHTPQSCHRHSAHPLPELPWERPPPPLPCLHRPCYPYPAPEHAHPHSLSLPASNRLFCGGEECPLFHYSAHVPTPRHSHQSLPSSPYREMFFGPPAPTSCPCRECTNRREHQSASTRHFHPLRPDQSESLHWAREAGLRQGREGLTLWETEPPWEMDRDAEAWYRRQAMPPYHVCHSPGQGQTQLEQSPFVMDPHMGYPSVPHSLVDVRDRGSSGYHTPPHPRHSCPCSPLQASPAESHESRGYGSGYQSGSASPLPPGGPPNPGASPGRAKLAETSCGTHYEPQQKLKDTGSALINETSAVDSISQASEGKVDGQAACPIPVADTDSDYTSISSSPPKTHGSSQNKSGRSVLEEEKQVEIIPTSVVVLPQQEPGQSHQEVQETSPSVVVEANASSNSTDKTPAQPGNSLTMSAVQNQRNTTKESALDPDISQSDSQLHSVNSPPPTVKEGEAKLTGSTELSAQLETATQTVVVAVQPISSVQVQLNGSTLPSSSPLPPRESSVASLSPASSSSSTPLPPVGKLERRPAPQPPSLDTDQSGQRLTPERDRTSELKPPSPVQDGHNTPTFPLASYYYPLLNVPHVPYTGYTAVTIPPAQPPLPEKRRLSSLPGSPNGPQNSLLRASMGHLGAGQSSYASPLHVTFSTPAGVEQPPSGKWGMAPPGGREEQMGSKVNAKFVQDSSKYWYKPGISRDQAIAVLKDKPPGSFLIRDSNSFQGAYGLALKVATPPPNTNSTCGKGDPQEQLVRHFLIETGSRGVKIKGCQNESCFGSLSALVYQHSITPISLPCALRIPEKDFVGELQLMQSGTNTSTAADLLKQGAACNVLYLNSVETESLTGPQAISKATSCTLTQSPRPTPTVVHFKVSTQGITLTDSQRRLFFRRHYPINSVTFSSVDPQDRRWTKSDSTSSKVFGFVARRTGSASENVCHLFAEMDPDQPAVAIVNFINKVMLGPQQRR from the exons CTTGCTAAAGGAGGGAGCCACGCTTTCACAGAAAAGAGCTTCAGAAGGAAGCGAGTGTGCGGGGTTTGTGGCCACAACATCGACAACCCAGGGGCTTTCTGCAAGG AGTGCAAGGCAACTGTCCATAAGAAATGTGAAGCTAAG GCGACGTCCCCCTGTATTTCTGGCCCAGACCTG GGCTCCACCAAGTCTCAGTCACTCAAAAAGAGGGGCTCTCTATCCAG GACCAAGAGTGTGGAGAGGGTtatggagagagtgatggagagacacTATGACTTCGACCTGACCTACATCACCGAGAGGATCATCTCCGTCTTCTTCCTTCCCGACCTGGACAACCAGCGTTACCGGGGCAACCTGCAGGAAGTGTTCTCCATGCTCAAGTCAAAACACCAAGACAAGTTCCTG CTCTTAAACTTGTCTGAGAAGCGTCATGACATTGCACGACTCAACCACAAG GTGCACGACTACGGGTGGCCCGACCTCCACGCCCCTCCCCTGGATAAGATCTGCTCCATGTGCAAGGCCATGGAGACCTGGCTGACCTCCGACCCCTGCAACGTGGTGGTCCTCCACTGCAAG GGAAACAAAGGGAAAACGGGGGTGATTGTGGcggcctacacacactacagcaaGATCTCTGCAGG ggcggaTCAGGCTCTCACCACCCTGGCCATGAGAAAGTTCTGTGAAGACAAAGTGTCCTCTTCTCTACAGCCCTCTCAAAACCG gTACATCTACTACTTTGGCGGCCTGCTTTCGGGGGCCATCAAGATGAACAGCagtcccctcttcctccaccaggTGCTCATCCCCAGCCTGCCCAACTTCCAGTCTGGCGGAG gctaCTATCCTTTCCTGAAGATTTACCAGTCTCTACAGCTCGTTTATACTTCTGGCATCTA tGATCCGCAGAGCTCTAGGGCGAGGAAGCTGTGTGTGACCATAGAGCCTGCCCTCCTGCTGAAAGGAGACATCATG GTGAAATGCTACCACAGACGGTCGcgaggcccagagagagaggtggtgttcAGGCTTCAGTTCCACACGTGCACGGTCCACGGAGCCCAGCTGTGGTTTGGGAAGGGAGAGCTGGATATGGCCTGTACAG ACGATCGCTTCCCTCCCGATGCCACCGTGGAGTTTGTCTTCTCCTGCGGCCCGGAGCCAACGAAAG GTAAAGAGCACCACAAGAATGACCCCTCCGTCACCGTGGACTACAACACCGCTGACCCCGTTGTGCGCTGGGACTCTTACGAAAACTTCAACCTACGCCACCAGGACAGCATGGAAG ACATCGCCCACACGCGGGGTCCCCTGGACGGCAGCCTGTACGCCCAGGTGAAGAAGCGTAGAGGCCCAGACTCCACGGCCCCAGGGGCCCCCCGAGGTCCTTCAGGCAGCCCCACGGTGaagcctccagcccagccctcgGCCCTGAGCTCCGACTCGGGTCACTCCTCGGCTCCCTCCGACCACCTGGAAGACCCCCGTCGCTCCCCACCCGACCCCGGGCGAGAGGAGGCGGTGGGCTGCgtgctgaggagaggggagggggaggacggagCGAGGGACAGGCTGAGGGCGAGccggaaagagagggacagggagacggCCATTTTGGATGACGGCGAACCGCAGACGCCCGAGGCGGCGTCGAGGCGCGAGCGGTCGTGTTGCGGTCGGACGGAGCGCGGCCACTGGTGTCAGAGATGcggagaggcaggctgggagagagaaccgTGCCTGGCCAACGGTCACTGTCTGGACCGCTGCAACAGCAccaagaacaaccccaaaagtCGAACGCTCCCCGCCTTACCGTCCAAATCGATGTCCCCGCCCCCTCACACTCCTCAGTCATGCCATCGCCACAGCGCCCACCCATTACCGGAGTTGCCATGGGAgcgcccgcctcctcctctcccttgtcttcATAGGCCGTGCTACCCGTACCCCGCCCCAGAACACGCCCATCCCCactccctgtccctcccagcATCCAATAGGCTGTTCTGCGGAGGGGAGGAGTGTCCTCTCTTTCATTACTCCGCCCACGTCCCAACTCCTCGCCACTCCCACCAATCCCTGCCCTCAAGTCCGTATCGGGAAATGTTTTTCGGCCCTCCAGCTCCCACTAGCTGTCCGTGCAGGGAGTGCACCAACAGGAGAGAGCACCAGTCAGCTTCAACCAGGCACTTCCACCCCTTGCGCCCGGACCAATCCGAAAGCCTGCACTGGGCTCGGGAGGCGGGACtgaggcaagggagggaggggctaacGCTGTGGGAGACGGAACCCCCctgggagatggatagagacgCCGAGGCCTGGTACCGTCGTCAGGCCATGCCACCCTATCACGTGTGCCACTCCCCAGGGCAGGGTCAAACCCAGCTGGAGCAATCGCCTTTCGTCATGGACCCTCACATGGGGTACCCCTCTGTCCCCCACTCCCTGGTCGACGTGCGGGACAGGGGCAGCAGCGGGTACCACACGCCCCCGCACCCCCGCCACTCctgcccctgctcccctctccaaGCTTCCCCGGCCGAGAGCCACGAGAGCAGGGGCTACGGCTCGGGGTACCAGTCTGGGTCGGCCTCGCCCCTGCCACCTGGCGGCCCCCCCAACCCAGGAGCCTCTCCTGGGAGAGCGAAGCTGGCAGAGACCTCCTGTGGAACACACTACGAGCCCCAGCAGAAGCTCAAAGACACGG GCAGTGCCTTGATAAATGAAACAAGTGCCGTGGACTCCATTTCCCAGGCTTCCGAGGGGAAGGTTGATGGACAGGCTGCCTGTCCCATACCTGTAGCGGACACTGACTCAGATTACACTTCCATCAGCAGTAGTCCCCCAAAGACTCATGGCAG caGTCAAAATAAGTCAGGCAggagtgtgttggaggaggagaagcaggttgAAATCATCCCCACATCTGTAGTAGTTCTTCCACAGCAAGAACCAGGCCAAAGCCACCAGGAGGTCCAAGAAACCTCTCCCTCTGTTGTTGTAGAGGCTAACGCTAGCAGCAACAGCACAGACAAGACTCCTGCCCAACCAGGAAACAGCCTAACAATGTCAGCAGTACAAAACCAAAGGAACACCACCAAAGAGTCTGCCCTAGATCCAGATATAAGCCAAAGTGACTCTCAGCTTCATAGTGTAAATTCACCTCCACCTACAGTGAAAGAAGGAGAGGCCAAGCTAACAGGAAGTACAGAGTTGTCTGCCCAATTAGAGACGGCAACCCAGACCGTTGTTGTCGCCGTCCAGCCAATCAGCTCTGTCCAAGTGCAGCTCAACggctctaccctcccctccagcagCCCCCTGCCGCCCCGGGAAAGCAGTGTGGCATCCCTTAGCCCCGCCTCTTCCAGTAGTTCTACCCCCCTGCCTCCCGTTGGCAAGCTGGAGAGACGTcccgccccccagcctccctcattggaCACCGACCAGTCCGGGCAGAGACTGACCCCAGAACGAGACAGAACATCAGAACTAAAACCGCCCTCGCCAGTGCAAGACGGGCACAACACACCTACCTTCCCCCTGGCGTCCTACTACTACCCCCTGCTGAACGTCCCCCACGTGCCATACACAGGCTACACCGCCGTCACCATCCCCCCcgcccagccccctctccccgAAAAGCGACGCCTCTCCTCCTTGCCGGGGTCCCCGAACGGCCCCCAAAACTCCCTCTTGAGAGCTTCCATGGGTCATTTGGGTGCGGGGCAGTCTTCCTACGCTAGCCCCCTCCACGTGACTTTCTCGACCCCCGCTGGAGTAGAGCAACCCCCATCTGGGAAGTGGGGAATGGCGCCCCCGGgtggcagggaggagcagatggGTAGCAAGGTCAACGCCAAATTTGTCCAGGACAGCTCCAAGTACTGGTACAAGCCTGGCATCTCCAGAGACCAAG CGATAGCCGTGTTGAAGGACAAGCCGCCTGGCTCCTTCCTCATCCGAGATAGCAACTCCTTCCAGGGAGCGTACGGCCTGGCCCTCAAGGTGGCCACTCCTCCCCCTAACACCAACAGCACCTGCGGTAAAG gagatCCTCAGGAGCAGCTGGTCAGACACTTCCTCATTGAGACTGGCTCTCGTGGAGTGAAGATTAAGGGCTGTCAGAATGAGTCCTGCTTCG GAAGTTTGTCAGCGCTCGTTTACCAGCACTCCATCACTCCGATCTCCTTACCCTGTGCACTGCGCATCCCAGAGAAAG ATTTTGTGGGTGAGCTGCAGCTGATGCAGAGTGGCACCAACACCAGCACCGCCGCAGACCTTCTCAAGCAGGGAGCAG CCTGTAACGTGCTGTACCTGAACTCCGTGGAGACCGAGTCATTGACGGGCCCTCAGGCCATCTCCAAGGCGACCAGTTGCACTTTGACCCAGAGTCCTCGTCCGACCCCCACAGTGGTCCACTTCAAGGTGTCCACGCAGGGCATCACGCTGACGGACAGCCAGAGAAG ATTGTTTTTTAGGAGACACTACCCCATCAACAGTGTAACATTCAGCAGTGTGGATCCTCAGGATCGGAG GTGGACTAAGTCTGATAGCACGTCTAGCAA GGTGTTCGGCTTCGTGGCAAGGCGGACAGGCAGCGCGTCGGAGAACGTGTGTCACCTGTTTGCGGAGATGGATCCCGATCAGCCTGCCGTGGCCATAGTCAACTTTATCAACAAGGTCATGCTGGGGCCTCAGCAGAGAcgctga